GGAAACAGGGTATAGCATACTGGgcggctgtttttattttgcagatGGCGGAGCTGAACTATGTAGCGGTGGCTGAGGAGGTCAAGGAGAACAAGTTTGATCCTGACTGTTGCAGATTTTGCAACCACATAGCATATTGTCAAGAAGTCCcctatgatgaagatgatgagggTGCCAGAGCAGATTGTGAGGACTCAGGGGATGAACCAGAGGATGCTGTCCCCATAGAGGTTGGGGAAATAGATCCAACATTGGATGTTTCTGATAGTGCAAAAGCGACAGACCCGGTGAAAGAAGGCGTAAAGCCGCGCATTCAATACCTGGTCCCAGATGTAAGTACGAAAGAAGGAGGGTCCTGGAAGAATGTAGGGTGGCTAGAGAAGCAAttctaaaatgtttttctttttcctattCCTGCAGCCAACAGATGTGCTGATCGAGTGTGCTCTACTGGATGAGGTGCTAGCGAGAGGCCCGGTTGGGGATGGTCCGGTCAGCTTTGAGTATGAGCATCCCCCAAAGCCCCGTGTAGGGAAGAAGCTGAAAAAGAGGAGACCTAAGACGGATTACTGCAGTGATACCTGTTGTGATTCTGATTATGTAGATGACTCGGACAGACCGCGCCTGGACTTCTGTCATTATAGTTGCTGCAACTCTTCTGATGAGTGGTCGTTAACAGAAACTGATGATAATAGCGATATTGAGAGTGAAAATGTCGAGCAGGGGGTGCAAACTGATGGTGTCACACCCAAGGTGCCCCCCGTCCCCACTCTACTGAATGAGGAGACAATGTGGGGCCCTGCTGGGGATAGCATAGAGAGCTCTAAAGATGAGCATTACCCACAGCCCTCTGTAGGGAAGAAGCTGAAAAAGAGGAGACCTCTGCTGAGTTACTGCTATGAAAATTGCTGCTATTCTAACAGCTCAGATGATGAGTGGAGACCATATGCGCCATACTGTAATCTTAGTTGCTGCAAGTCTTCTGATGAATGGTCGATAACTGAAACCGATGATAGTGATTTTGAGCCTTTAGGAACAccaggggggagaaaaggagATCCCGAGTTGCGGGTTGATGGAGCAGCACCCGAGACTATGACCAGAGAAGgaaattgaagggggggggggtggagttgtgGTTGAAAGCCCACAATCTGTACACACTTTAATAAAATGCCTTTTCCAAGTGTAAAAGCGTTGAGTCGGTTCATGATGCCTCAAGAGACGGTATTAAAAGGGATTTACTATAATCCGGGGGGAGCAGGTAGCTTTGGGGGAGCAGAATCCCTCTTTCGAGAGGCTTCTAAGACTAGTAAAACACTGACTAGAAAGGATGTGCAAGCATGGCTTTTGGATCAGGATGCGTACACGTTGCATAAGCCAGCAagagttcattttaaaagaaacaagacCTATGTTGGTGATGTGGATGAGCAATGGCAGGCTGATTTAGCAGATATGCAACAGCTTTCTAAATACAACGGGGGGTACAAATACATTCTAACGGTGATTGACATTTTGTCTAAATACGCATGGGcagtagcactgaaagacaagaCAGGGGCTGAAGTATCAgcggcttttaaaaatatattcgaGCAGGGCCGCATTCCGTGCAAGTTACAAACAGATAGGGGGAAAGAATTTCTTAATAAAAAAGTGAGCAATGTACTAAAACAACATGGGGTTCACCACTTTGTGACCAACAATGAAGTCAAGGCAGCGGTGGTTGAAAGATTTAACAGGACTTTAAAGTCAAAGATGTGGCGGTATTT
This genomic window from Eublepharis macularius isolate TG4126 chromosome 8, MPM_Emac_v1.0, whole genome shotgun sequence contains:
- the LOC129335095 gene encoding uncharacterized protein LOC129335095, translating into MQSVHGIQEQPEVHEEDGTVPGLLKQKVSQCIQTLYPNMAELNYVAVAEEVKENKFDPDCCRFCNHIAYCQEVPYDEDDEGARADCEDSGDEPEDAVPIEVGEIDPTLDVSDSAKATDPVKEGVKPRIQYLVPDPTDVLIECALLDEVLARGPVGDGPVSFEYEHPPKPRVGKKLKKRRPKTDYCSDTCCDSDYVDDSDRPRLDFCHYSCCNSSDEWSLTETDDNSDIESENVEQGVQTDGVTPKVPPVPTLLNEETMWGPAGDSIESSKDEHYPQPSVGKKLKKRRPLLSYCYENCCYSNSSDDEWRPYAPYCNLSCCKSSDEWSITETDDSDFEPLGTPGGRKGDPELRVDGAAPETMTREGN